A stretch of Alligator mississippiensis isolate rAllMis1 chromosome 14, rAllMis1, whole genome shotgun sequence DNA encodes these proteins:
- the ELN gene encoding elastin isoform X1: MARQLAASLFPGVLLLLSILQASWQGGVPGAVPGGGVPGGGYYPGAAGIGGLGVGGLGAGVGLGGAGLGAGGKLPKPGVGGLGGFGALGLQPGGVARLGLYPGGIYPGAGSAAAYKAAAKAGAGLGGVGTIGGVGGVGGVGGVGLPGGVGGLGVSTGAVVPQAGVQPGAGAGVKPPKVPGVGIPGAFPGGVLPGTGLRYPGVGVLPGVPTGTGVKPKAPGAGGGAFAGIPGFGGFGGQQPGVPLGYPIKAPKLPGGYGLPYSTGKLPYGYGPGGLGGGVGAGGKAGYPTGTGVGAQAAAAKAAAKYGAGALPGAGGIPGVGGLLPGAGGIPGVPGAAGIAGAGGPAAAAAAAAAAAAKAAAKAGAYGAGVLPGTGIVPGVVPGVGGVPGLLPSIGGVPGAVGVPGAVSPAAAAAAAAKAAAKAAKYGAAGIGGVPGVGVPGAIPGVGVLPGTVPGVGGVPGAGAVTSPAAAAAAKAAAKAAAYGAGGVPGAGIGGVGGLVPGGVGGLVPGVGGIGGIGGVGGQAAAAAAAKAAAKAAKYGAGGVGGLAPGGIGGLAPGGLGALAPGVGGLGPGGIGGVGGLGDVGAAAAAKAAAKAAKYGPGAGGVPGRVPGGVPGVGVLPGVTPGAGAVPGLVPGAGVPDGGILPGVGIPQVGVQPGAKLPTYGGLGAGGLGIGGLGIGGLGAGGIPAGAAGLKALKAGVGFRGYGVPGGVGRGVNGLGTGLLYTGVGAKAPKTGFGVGGLQPGAAGPGFGLSPIYPGGVGGQLGYGGKPAKPYGGALGALGYRGGAGCQGKYCGRKRK, translated from the exons GAGTTGGAGGCCTTGGGGGATTTGGGGCACTTGGTCTGCAACCCG GTGGTGTAGCTCGGCTGGGCTTGTACCCAGGGGGCATCTACCCAGGTGCTGGGTCAGCAGCTGCCTATAAAGCTGCTGCCAAAGCTG GTGCTGGCTTGGGCGGAGTTGGCACCATTGGTGGAGTTGGAGGAGTCGGTGGTGTTGGCGGAGTTGGCCTGCCTGGTGGTGTTGGTGGCCTTGGGGTCTCCACAG GTGCTGtagtgccccaggctggggttcagccaggagcaggtgctggagtaAAACCCCCCAAAGTACCAG GTGTTGGGATTCCTGGAGCATTTCCAGGAGGCGTGCTTCCAGGGACAG GCCTCCGTTATCCTGGTGTTGGTGTCCTGCCTGGTGTACCAACAGGGACTGGAGTCAAGCCAAAAGCCCCAG GAGCAGGCGGAGGAGCCTTTGCTGGAATCCCTG gatttggtgGCTTTGGAGGTCAGCAGCCTGGCGTCCCTCTGGGATACCCTATCAAAGCACCCAAGCTCCCAG GTGGCTATGGGTTGCCTTACAGCACTGGAAAGCTACCTTATG GATATGGACCAGGAGGGTTAGGAGGTGGAGTCGGCGCTGGAGGAAAGGCAGGATACCCCACAGGAACAG GAGTTGGGgctcaagcagcagcagctaaagCAGCAGCTAAATATG gtgctggtgccctgcctggtgcaggtggTATCCCAGGAGTTGGAGGCTTGTTGCCTGGTGCTGGGGGGATTCCTGGTGTACCAGGGGCTGCAGGCATTGCAG GAGCTGgaggccctgcagcagcagcagcagcagcagcagcagcagctgcaaaggcagcagcaaaggCAGGAGCCTATG GTGCTGGTGTCTTGCCTGGTACTGGTATTGTTCCTGGAGTGGTGCCCGGTGTTGGGGGAGTGCCTGGTTTACTGCCTAGCATTGGAGGTGTCCCAGGAGCTGTGGGGGTGCCAG GAGCTGtaagcccagcagcagcagcagcagcagcagccaaagcagCAGCCAAAGCAGCCAAGTATG gagctgctggtaTTGGAGGTGTCCCTGGTGTTGGTGTTCCTGGTGCAATACCTGGTGTTGGAGTTCTCCCTGGTACAGTGCCTGGAGTTGGAGGTGTTCCAGGAGCTGGAG CAGTTacaagcccagcagcagctgcagcagccaaagcAGCAGCCAAAGCAGCAGCCTATG GGGCTGGAGGGGTACCAGGGGCTGGCATTGGCGGTGTTGGAGGCCTGGTGCCAGGTGGTGTTGGAGGTCTGGTGCCCGGTGTTGGAGGCATAGGCGGCATTGGAG GTGTCGGAggtcaggcagctgcagctgcagctgccaaggCAGCTGCCAAGGCCGCCAAGTATG GTGCAGGTGGAGTGGGAGGCCTGGCACCTGGTGGTATTGGAGGTCTGGCACCTGGTGGTTTGGGGGCCTTGGCTCCAGGAGTTGGAGGACTGGGGCCTGGCGGGATTGGTGGAGTTGGAG GACTTGGagatgtgggagcagcagcagcagccaaagcagCCGCCAAAGCAGCCAAGTATG GGCCAGGGGCTGGCGGAGTGCCAGGCAGAGTGCCAGGTGGAGTGCCTGGGGTCGGTGTGCTGCCAGGTGTgacacctggggctggtgcagtaCCAGGCCTCGTGCCTGGTGCAGGAGTGCCAGACGGTGGCATTTTACCTGGAGTGG GGATTCCCCAGGTTGGGGTGCAACCGGGTGCCAAACTTCCCACATATG GTGGCCTTGGCGCTGGTGGCCTTGGTATTGGTGGCCTTGGTATTGGCGGCCTTGGTGCTG GAGGcatcccagcaggggctgctggtctGAAGGCTCTTAAAGCAG GTGTTGGGTTCCGTGGCTATGGAGTTCCAGGGGGAGTTGGCAGAGGAGTCAATGGGCTAGGAACTG GGCTGCTGTACACAGGAGTCGGTGCTAAAGCTCCCAAAACAG GTTTTGGTGTCGGAGGCTTACAGCCAG GGGCTGCAGGTCCTGGCTTTGGTCTGTCTCCCATTTACCCAG GTGGGGTTGGTGGCCAGCTGGGATATGGAG GAAAACCCGCAAAGCCTTATGGTGGGGCACTTGGTGCTCTGGGCTACAGAG gtGGAGCTGGCTGCCAAGGGAAGTACTGTGGCAGGAAGCGGAAGTAA
- the ELN gene encoding elastin isoform X6, with protein sequence MARQLAASLFPGVLLLLSILQASWQGGVPGAVPGGGVPGGGYYPGAAGIGGLGVGGLGAGVGLGGAGLGAGGKLPKPGVGGLGGFGALGLQPGAGLGGVGTIGGVGGVGGVGGVGLPGGVGGLGVSTGAVVPQAGVQPGAGAGVKPPKVPGVGIPGAFPGGVLPGTGLRYPGVGVLPGVPTGTGVKPKAPGAGGGAFAGIPGFGGFGGQQPGVPLGYPIKAPKLPGGYGLPYSTGKLPYGYGPGGLGGGVGAGGKAGYPTGTGVGAQAAAAKAAAKYGAGALPGAGGIPGVGGLLPGAGGIPGVPGAAGIAGAGGPAAAAAAAAAAAAKAAAKAGAYGAGVLPGTGIVPGVVPGVGGVPGLLPSIGGVPGAVGVPGAVSPAAAAAAAAKAAAKAAKYGAAGIGGVPGVGVPGAIPGVGVLPGTVPGVGGVPGAGAVTSPAAAAAAKAAAKAAAYGAGGVPGAGIGGVGGLVPGGVGGLVPGVGGIGGIGGVGGQAAAAAAAKAAAKAAKYGAGGVGGLAPGGIGGLAPGGLGALAPGVGGLGPGGIGGVGGLGDVGAAAAAKAAAKAAKYGPGAGGVPGRVPGGVPGVGVLPGVTPGAGAVPGLVPGAGVPDGGILPGVGIPQVGVQPGAKLPTYGGLGAGGLGIGGLGIGGLGAGGIPAGAAGLKALKAGVGFRGYGVPGGVGRGVNGLGTGLLYTGVGAKAPKTGFGVGGLQPGAAGPGFGLSPIYPGGVGGQLGYGGKPAKPYGGALGALGYRGGAGCQGKYCGRKRK encoded by the exons GAGTTGGAGGCCTTGGGGGATTTGGGGCACTTGGTCTGCAACCCG GTGCTGGCTTGGGCGGAGTTGGCACCATTGGTGGAGTTGGAGGAGTCGGTGGTGTTGGCGGAGTTGGCCTGCCTGGTGGTGTTGGTGGCCTTGGGGTCTCCACAG GTGCTGtagtgccccaggctggggttcagccaggagcaggtgctggagtaAAACCCCCCAAAGTACCAG GTGTTGGGATTCCTGGAGCATTTCCAGGAGGCGTGCTTCCAGGGACAG GCCTCCGTTATCCTGGTGTTGGTGTCCTGCCTGGTGTACCAACAGGGACTGGAGTCAAGCCAAAAGCCCCAG GAGCAGGCGGAGGAGCCTTTGCTGGAATCCCTG gatttggtgGCTTTGGAGGTCAGCAGCCTGGCGTCCCTCTGGGATACCCTATCAAAGCACCCAAGCTCCCAG GTGGCTATGGGTTGCCTTACAGCACTGGAAAGCTACCTTATG GATATGGACCAGGAGGGTTAGGAGGTGGAGTCGGCGCTGGAGGAAAGGCAGGATACCCCACAGGAACAG GAGTTGGGgctcaagcagcagcagctaaagCAGCAGCTAAATATG gtgctggtgccctgcctggtgcaggtggTATCCCAGGAGTTGGAGGCTTGTTGCCTGGTGCTGGGGGGATTCCTGGTGTACCAGGGGCTGCAGGCATTGCAG GAGCTGgaggccctgcagcagcagcagcagcagcagcagcagcagctgcaaaggcagcagcaaaggCAGGAGCCTATG GTGCTGGTGTCTTGCCTGGTACTGGTATTGTTCCTGGAGTGGTGCCCGGTGTTGGGGGAGTGCCTGGTTTACTGCCTAGCATTGGAGGTGTCCCAGGAGCTGTGGGGGTGCCAG GAGCTGtaagcccagcagcagcagcagcagcagcagccaaagcagCAGCCAAAGCAGCCAAGTATG gagctgctggtaTTGGAGGTGTCCCTGGTGTTGGTGTTCCTGGTGCAATACCTGGTGTTGGAGTTCTCCCTGGTACAGTGCCTGGAGTTGGAGGTGTTCCAGGAGCTGGAG CAGTTacaagcccagcagcagctgcagcagccaaagcAGCAGCCAAAGCAGCAGCCTATG GGGCTGGAGGGGTACCAGGGGCTGGCATTGGCGGTGTTGGAGGCCTGGTGCCAGGTGGTGTTGGAGGTCTGGTGCCCGGTGTTGGAGGCATAGGCGGCATTGGAG GTGTCGGAggtcaggcagctgcagctgcagctgccaaggCAGCTGCCAAGGCCGCCAAGTATG GTGCAGGTGGAGTGGGAGGCCTGGCACCTGGTGGTATTGGAGGTCTGGCACCTGGTGGTTTGGGGGCCTTGGCTCCAGGAGTTGGAGGACTGGGGCCTGGCGGGATTGGTGGAGTTGGAG GACTTGGagatgtgggagcagcagcagcagccaaagcagCCGCCAAAGCAGCCAAGTATG GGCCAGGGGCTGGCGGAGTGCCAGGCAGAGTGCCAGGTGGAGTGCCTGGGGTCGGTGTGCTGCCAGGTGTgacacctggggctggtgcagtaCCAGGCCTCGTGCCTGGTGCAGGAGTGCCAGACGGTGGCATTTTACCTGGAGTGG GGATTCCCCAGGTTGGGGTGCAACCGGGTGCCAAACTTCCCACATATG GTGGCCTTGGCGCTGGTGGCCTTGGTATTGGTGGCCTTGGTATTGGCGGCCTTGGTGCTG GAGGcatcccagcaggggctgctggtctGAAGGCTCTTAAAGCAG GTGTTGGGTTCCGTGGCTATGGAGTTCCAGGGGGAGTTGGCAGAGGAGTCAATGGGCTAGGAACTG GGCTGCTGTACACAGGAGTCGGTGCTAAAGCTCCCAAAACAG GTTTTGGTGTCGGAGGCTTACAGCCAG GGGCTGCAGGTCCTGGCTTTGGTCTGTCTCCCATTTACCCAG GTGGGGTTGGTGGCCAGCTGGGATATGGAG GAAAACCCGCAAAGCCTTATGGTGGGGCACTTGGTGCTCTGGGCTACAGAG gtGGAGCTGGCTGCCAAGGGAAGTACTGTGGCAGGAAGCGGAAGTAA
- the ELN gene encoding elastin isoform X4 — MARQLAASLFPGVLLLLSILQASWQGGVPGAVPGGGVPGGGYYPGAAGIGGLGVGGLGAGVGLGGAGLGAGGKLPKPGVGGLGGFGALGLQPGGVARLGLYPGGIYPGAGSAAAYKAAAKAGAGLGGVGTIGGVGGVGGVGGVGLPGGVGGLGVSTGAVVPQAGVQPGAGAGVKPPKVPGVGIPGAFPGGVLPGTGLRYPGVGVLPGVPTGTGVKPKAPGAGGGAFAGIPGFGGFGGQQPGVPLGYPIKAPKLPGGYGLPYSTGKLPYGYGPGGLGGGVGAGGKAGYPTGTGVGAQAAAAKAAAKYGAGALPGAGGIPGVGGLLPGAGGIPGVPGAAGIAGAGGPAAAAAAAAAAAAKAAAKAGAYGAGVLPGTGIVPGVVPGVGGVPGLLPSIGGVPGAVGVPGAVSPAAAAAAAAKAAAKAAKYGAAGIGGVPGVGVPGAIPGVGVLPGTVPGVGGVPGAGAVTSPAAAAAAKAAAKAAAYGAGGVPGAGIGGVGGLVPGGVGGLVPGVGGIGGIGGVGGQAAAAAAAKAAAKAAKYGAGGVGGLAPGGIGGLAPGGLGALAPGVGGLGPGGIGGVGGLGDVGAAAAAKAAAKAAKYGPGAGGVPGRVPGGVPGVGVLPGVTPGAGAVPGLVPGAGVPDGGILPGVGIPQVGVQPGAKLPTYGGLGAGGLGIGGLGIGGLGAGGIPAGAAGLKALKAGVGFRGYGVPGGVGRGVNGLGTGFGVGGLQPGAAGPGFGLSPIYPGGVGGQLGYGGKPAKPYGGALGALGYRGGAGCQGKYCGRKRK; from the exons GAGTTGGAGGCCTTGGGGGATTTGGGGCACTTGGTCTGCAACCCG GTGGTGTAGCTCGGCTGGGCTTGTACCCAGGGGGCATCTACCCAGGTGCTGGGTCAGCAGCTGCCTATAAAGCTGCTGCCAAAGCTG GTGCTGGCTTGGGCGGAGTTGGCACCATTGGTGGAGTTGGAGGAGTCGGTGGTGTTGGCGGAGTTGGCCTGCCTGGTGGTGTTGGTGGCCTTGGGGTCTCCACAG GTGCTGtagtgccccaggctggggttcagccaggagcaggtgctggagtaAAACCCCCCAAAGTACCAG GTGTTGGGATTCCTGGAGCATTTCCAGGAGGCGTGCTTCCAGGGACAG GCCTCCGTTATCCTGGTGTTGGTGTCCTGCCTGGTGTACCAACAGGGACTGGAGTCAAGCCAAAAGCCCCAG GAGCAGGCGGAGGAGCCTTTGCTGGAATCCCTG gatttggtgGCTTTGGAGGTCAGCAGCCTGGCGTCCCTCTGGGATACCCTATCAAAGCACCCAAGCTCCCAG GTGGCTATGGGTTGCCTTACAGCACTGGAAAGCTACCTTATG GATATGGACCAGGAGGGTTAGGAGGTGGAGTCGGCGCTGGAGGAAAGGCAGGATACCCCACAGGAACAG GAGTTGGGgctcaagcagcagcagctaaagCAGCAGCTAAATATG gtgctggtgccctgcctggtgcaggtggTATCCCAGGAGTTGGAGGCTTGTTGCCTGGTGCTGGGGGGATTCCTGGTGTACCAGGGGCTGCAGGCATTGCAG GAGCTGgaggccctgcagcagcagcagcagcagcagcagcagcagctgcaaaggcagcagcaaaggCAGGAGCCTATG GTGCTGGTGTCTTGCCTGGTACTGGTATTGTTCCTGGAGTGGTGCCCGGTGTTGGGGGAGTGCCTGGTTTACTGCCTAGCATTGGAGGTGTCCCAGGAGCTGTGGGGGTGCCAG GAGCTGtaagcccagcagcagcagcagcagcagcagccaaagcagCAGCCAAAGCAGCCAAGTATG gagctgctggtaTTGGAGGTGTCCCTGGTGTTGGTGTTCCTGGTGCAATACCTGGTGTTGGAGTTCTCCCTGGTACAGTGCCTGGAGTTGGAGGTGTTCCAGGAGCTGGAG CAGTTacaagcccagcagcagctgcagcagccaaagcAGCAGCCAAAGCAGCAGCCTATG GGGCTGGAGGGGTACCAGGGGCTGGCATTGGCGGTGTTGGAGGCCTGGTGCCAGGTGGTGTTGGAGGTCTGGTGCCCGGTGTTGGAGGCATAGGCGGCATTGGAG GTGTCGGAggtcaggcagctgcagctgcagctgccaaggCAGCTGCCAAGGCCGCCAAGTATG GTGCAGGTGGAGTGGGAGGCCTGGCACCTGGTGGTATTGGAGGTCTGGCACCTGGTGGTTTGGGGGCCTTGGCTCCAGGAGTTGGAGGACTGGGGCCTGGCGGGATTGGTGGAGTTGGAG GACTTGGagatgtgggagcagcagcagcagccaaagcagCCGCCAAAGCAGCCAAGTATG GGCCAGGGGCTGGCGGAGTGCCAGGCAGAGTGCCAGGTGGAGTGCCTGGGGTCGGTGTGCTGCCAGGTGTgacacctggggctggtgcagtaCCAGGCCTCGTGCCTGGTGCAGGAGTGCCAGACGGTGGCATTTTACCTGGAGTGG GGATTCCCCAGGTTGGGGTGCAACCGGGTGCCAAACTTCCCACATATG GTGGCCTTGGCGCTGGTGGCCTTGGTATTGGTGGCCTTGGTATTGGCGGCCTTGGTGCTG GAGGcatcccagcaggggctgctggtctGAAGGCTCTTAAAGCAG GTGTTGGGTTCCGTGGCTATGGAGTTCCAGGGGGAGTTGGCAGAGGAGTCAATGGGCTAGGAACTG GTTTTGGTGTCGGAGGCTTACAGCCAG GGGCTGCAGGTCCTGGCTTTGGTCTGTCTCCCATTTACCCAG GTGGGGTTGGTGGCCAGCTGGGATATGGAG GAAAACCCGCAAAGCCTTATGGTGGGGCACTTGGTGCTCTGGGCTACAGAG gtGGAGCTGGCTGCCAAGGGAAGTACTGTGGCAGGAAGCGGAAGTAA
- the ELN gene encoding elastin isoform X8 has product MARQLAASLFPGVLLLLSILQASWQGGVPGAVPGGGVPGGGYYPGAAGIGGLGVGGLGAGVGLGGAGLGAGGKLPKPGVGGLGGFGALGLQPGGVARLGLYPGGIYPGAGSAAAYKAAAKAGAVVPQAGVQPGAGAGVKPPKVPGVGIPGAFPGGVLPGTGLRYPGVGVLPGVPTGTGVKPKAPGAGGGAFAGIPGFGGFGGQQPGVPLGYPIKAPKLPGGYGLPYSTGKLPYGYGPGGLGGGVGAGGKAGYPTGTGVGAQAAAAKAAAKYGAGALPGAGGIPGVGGLLPGAGGIPGVPGAAGIAGAGGPAAAAAAAAAAAAKAAAKAGAYGAGVLPGTGIVPGVVPGVGGVPGLLPSIGGVPGAVGVPGAVSPAAAAAAAAKAAAKAAKYGAAGIGGVPGVGVPGAIPGVGVLPGTVPGVGGVPGAGAVTSPAAAAAAKAAAKAAAYGAGGVPGAGIGGVGGLVPGGVGGLVPGVGGIGGIGGVGGQAAAAAAAKAAAKAAKYGAGGVGGLAPGGIGGLAPGGLGALAPGVGGLGPGGIGGVGGLGDVGAAAAAKAAAKAAKYGPGAGGVPGRVPGGVPGVGVLPGVTPGAGAVPGLVPGAGVPDGGILPGVGIPQVGVQPGAKLPTYGGLGAGGLGIGGLGIGGLGAGGIPAGAAGLKALKAGVGFRGYGVPGGVGRGVNGLGTGLLYTGVGAKAPKTGFGVGGLQPGAAGPGFGLSPIYPGGVGGQLGYGGKPAKPYGGALGALGYRGGAGCQGKYCGRKRK; this is encoded by the exons GAGTTGGAGGCCTTGGGGGATTTGGGGCACTTGGTCTGCAACCCG GTGGTGTAGCTCGGCTGGGCTTGTACCCAGGGGGCATCTACCCAGGTGCTGGGTCAGCAGCTGCCTATAAAGCTGCTGCCAAAGCTG GTGCTGtagtgccccaggctggggttcagccaggagcaggtgctggagtaAAACCCCCCAAAGTACCAG GTGTTGGGATTCCTGGAGCATTTCCAGGAGGCGTGCTTCCAGGGACAG GCCTCCGTTATCCTGGTGTTGGTGTCCTGCCTGGTGTACCAACAGGGACTGGAGTCAAGCCAAAAGCCCCAG GAGCAGGCGGAGGAGCCTTTGCTGGAATCCCTG gatttggtgGCTTTGGAGGTCAGCAGCCTGGCGTCCCTCTGGGATACCCTATCAAAGCACCCAAGCTCCCAG GTGGCTATGGGTTGCCTTACAGCACTGGAAAGCTACCTTATG GATATGGACCAGGAGGGTTAGGAGGTGGAGTCGGCGCTGGAGGAAAGGCAGGATACCCCACAGGAACAG GAGTTGGGgctcaagcagcagcagctaaagCAGCAGCTAAATATG gtgctggtgccctgcctggtgcaggtggTATCCCAGGAGTTGGAGGCTTGTTGCCTGGTGCTGGGGGGATTCCTGGTGTACCAGGGGCTGCAGGCATTGCAG GAGCTGgaggccctgcagcagcagcagcagcagcagcagcagcagctgcaaaggcagcagcaaaggCAGGAGCCTATG GTGCTGGTGTCTTGCCTGGTACTGGTATTGTTCCTGGAGTGGTGCCCGGTGTTGGGGGAGTGCCTGGTTTACTGCCTAGCATTGGAGGTGTCCCAGGAGCTGTGGGGGTGCCAG GAGCTGtaagcccagcagcagcagcagcagcagcagccaaagcagCAGCCAAAGCAGCCAAGTATG gagctgctggtaTTGGAGGTGTCCCTGGTGTTGGTGTTCCTGGTGCAATACCTGGTGTTGGAGTTCTCCCTGGTACAGTGCCTGGAGTTGGAGGTGTTCCAGGAGCTGGAG CAGTTacaagcccagcagcagctgcagcagccaaagcAGCAGCCAAAGCAGCAGCCTATG GGGCTGGAGGGGTACCAGGGGCTGGCATTGGCGGTGTTGGAGGCCTGGTGCCAGGTGGTGTTGGAGGTCTGGTGCCCGGTGTTGGAGGCATAGGCGGCATTGGAG GTGTCGGAggtcaggcagctgcagctgcagctgccaaggCAGCTGCCAAGGCCGCCAAGTATG GTGCAGGTGGAGTGGGAGGCCTGGCACCTGGTGGTATTGGAGGTCTGGCACCTGGTGGTTTGGGGGCCTTGGCTCCAGGAGTTGGAGGACTGGGGCCTGGCGGGATTGGTGGAGTTGGAG GACTTGGagatgtgggagcagcagcagcagccaaagcagCCGCCAAAGCAGCCAAGTATG GGCCAGGGGCTGGCGGAGTGCCAGGCAGAGTGCCAGGTGGAGTGCCTGGGGTCGGTGTGCTGCCAGGTGTgacacctggggctggtgcagtaCCAGGCCTCGTGCCTGGTGCAGGAGTGCCAGACGGTGGCATTTTACCTGGAGTGG GGATTCCCCAGGTTGGGGTGCAACCGGGTGCCAAACTTCCCACATATG GTGGCCTTGGCGCTGGTGGCCTTGGTATTGGTGGCCTTGGTATTGGCGGCCTTGGTGCTG GAGGcatcccagcaggggctgctggtctGAAGGCTCTTAAAGCAG GTGTTGGGTTCCGTGGCTATGGAGTTCCAGGGGGAGTTGGCAGAGGAGTCAATGGGCTAGGAACTG GGCTGCTGTACACAGGAGTCGGTGCTAAAGCTCCCAAAACAG GTTTTGGTGTCGGAGGCTTACAGCCAG GGGCTGCAGGTCCTGGCTTTGGTCTGTCTCCCATTTACCCAG GTGGGGTTGGTGGCCAGCTGGGATATGGAG GAAAACCCGCAAAGCCTTATGGTGGGGCACTTGGTGCTCTGGGCTACAGAG gtGGAGCTGGCTGCCAAGGGAAGTACTGTGGCAGGAAGCGGAAGTAA
- the ELN gene encoding elastin isoform X7: MARQLAASLFPGVLLLLSILQASWQGGVPGAVPGGGVPGGGYYPGAAGIGGLGVGGLGAGVGLGGAGLGAGGKLPKPGVGGLGGFGALGLQPGGVARLGLYPGGIYPGAGSAAAYKAAAKAGAGLGGVGTIGGVGGVGGVGGVGLPGGVGGLGVSTGAVVPQAGVQPGAGAGVKPPKVPGVGIPGAFPGGVLPGTGLRYPGVGVLPGVPTGTGVKPKAPGAGGGAFAGIPGFGGFGGQQPGVPLGYPIKAPKLPGGYGLPYSTGKLPYGYGPGGLGGGVGAGGKAGYPTGTGVGAQAAAAKAAAKYGAGGPAAAAAAAAAAAAKAAAKAGAYGAGVLPGTGIVPGVVPGVGGVPGLLPSIGGVPGAVGVPGAVSPAAAAAAAAKAAAKAAKYGAAGIGGVPGVGVPGAIPGVGVLPGTVPGVGGVPGAGAVTSPAAAAAAKAAAKAAAYGAGGVPGAGIGGVGGLVPGGVGGLVPGVGGIGGIGGVGGQAAAAAAAKAAAKAAKYGAGGVGGLAPGGIGGLAPGGLGALAPGVGGLGPGGIGGVGGLGDVGAAAAAKAAAKAAKYGPGAGGVPGRVPGGVPGVGVLPGVTPGAGAVPGLVPGAGVPDGGILPGVGIPQVGVQPGAKLPTYGGLGAGGLGIGGLGIGGLGAGGIPAGAAGLKALKAGVGFRGYGVPGGVGRGVNGLGTGLLYTGVGAKAPKTGFGVGGLQPGAAGPGFGLSPIYPGGVGGQLGYGGKPAKPYGGALGALGYRGGAGCQGKYCGRKRK; this comes from the exons GAGTTGGAGGCCTTGGGGGATTTGGGGCACTTGGTCTGCAACCCG GTGGTGTAGCTCGGCTGGGCTTGTACCCAGGGGGCATCTACCCAGGTGCTGGGTCAGCAGCTGCCTATAAAGCTGCTGCCAAAGCTG GTGCTGGCTTGGGCGGAGTTGGCACCATTGGTGGAGTTGGAGGAGTCGGTGGTGTTGGCGGAGTTGGCCTGCCTGGTGGTGTTGGTGGCCTTGGGGTCTCCACAG GTGCTGtagtgccccaggctggggttcagccaggagcaggtgctggagtaAAACCCCCCAAAGTACCAG GTGTTGGGATTCCTGGAGCATTTCCAGGAGGCGTGCTTCCAGGGACAG GCCTCCGTTATCCTGGTGTTGGTGTCCTGCCTGGTGTACCAACAGGGACTGGAGTCAAGCCAAAAGCCCCAG GAGCAGGCGGAGGAGCCTTTGCTGGAATCCCTG gatttggtgGCTTTGGAGGTCAGCAGCCTGGCGTCCCTCTGGGATACCCTATCAAAGCACCCAAGCTCCCAG GTGGCTATGGGTTGCCTTACAGCACTGGAAAGCTACCTTATG GATATGGACCAGGAGGGTTAGGAGGTGGAGTCGGCGCTGGAGGAAAGGCAGGATACCCCACAGGAACAG GAGTTGGGgctcaagcagcagcagctaaagCAGCAGCTAAATATG GAGCTGgaggccctgcagcagcagcagcagcagcagcagcagcagctgcaaaggcagcagcaaaggCAGGAGCCTATG GTGCTGGTGTCTTGCCTGGTACTGGTATTGTTCCTGGAGTGGTGCCCGGTGTTGGGGGAGTGCCTGGTTTACTGCCTAGCATTGGAGGTGTCCCAGGAGCTGTGGGGGTGCCAG GAGCTGtaagcccagcagcagcagcagcagcagcagccaaagcagCAGCCAAAGCAGCCAAGTATG gagctgctggtaTTGGAGGTGTCCCTGGTGTTGGTGTTCCTGGTGCAATACCTGGTGTTGGAGTTCTCCCTGGTACAGTGCCTGGAGTTGGAGGTGTTCCAGGAGCTGGAG CAGTTacaagcccagcagcagctgcagcagccaaagcAGCAGCCAAAGCAGCAGCCTATG GGGCTGGAGGGGTACCAGGGGCTGGCATTGGCGGTGTTGGAGGCCTGGTGCCAGGTGGTGTTGGAGGTCTGGTGCCCGGTGTTGGAGGCATAGGCGGCATTGGAG GTGTCGGAggtcaggcagctgcagctgcagctgccaaggCAGCTGCCAAGGCCGCCAAGTATG GTGCAGGTGGAGTGGGAGGCCTGGCACCTGGTGGTATTGGAGGTCTGGCACCTGGTGGTTTGGGGGCCTTGGCTCCAGGAGTTGGAGGACTGGGGCCTGGCGGGATTGGTGGAGTTGGAG GACTTGGagatgtgggagcagcagcagcagccaaagcagCCGCCAAAGCAGCCAAGTATG GGCCAGGGGCTGGCGGAGTGCCAGGCAGAGTGCCAGGTGGAGTGCCTGGGGTCGGTGTGCTGCCAGGTGTgacacctggggctggtgcagtaCCAGGCCTCGTGCCTGGTGCAGGAGTGCCAGACGGTGGCATTTTACCTGGAGTGG GGATTCCCCAGGTTGGGGTGCAACCGGGTGCCAAACTTCCCACATATG GTGGCCTTGGCGCTGGTGGCCTTGGTATTGGTGGCCTTGGTATTGGCGGCCTTGGTGCTG GAGGcatcccagcaggggctgctggtctGAAGGCTCTTAAAGCAG GTGTTGGGTTCCGTGGCTATGGAGTTCCAGGGGGAGTTGGCAGAGGAGTCAATGGGCTAGGAACTG GGCTGCTGTACACAGGAGTCGGTGCTAAAGCTCCCAAAACAG GTTTTGGTGTCGGAGGCTTACAGCCAG GGGCTGCAGGTCCTGGCTTTGGTCTGTCTCCCATTTACCCAG GTGGGGTTGGTGGCCAGCTGGGATATGGAG GAAAACCCGCAAAGCCTTATGGTGGGGCACTTGGTGCTCTGGGCTACAGAG gtGGAGCTGGCTGCCAAGGGAAGTACTGTGGCAGGAAGCGGAAGTAA